CACCGAGCATGTCGTGGGCGTCCGCAAGGGCGTCTTTCCGGGTGTGCCCCGTGGGGGCGGGGCACACCGGTTTTCTTCGGATCCCCTTGCGGCAAGCGTGGTATCAGGCCGCGGCGGCCTCGTCTGCCGGCTGGCGCCGCGCCACGCCAAAGCCGGCCTGCAGGTGCCGGTTCACGCCCGAGACTACCGCGCGCAGCGACGCCGTGACCAGGTTCGCATCGATGCCCGCGCCGAATCCCGTCGGCGAATCGCCCACCCGGATTTCCACATAGCACGCCGCGCGCGCGTCGGCGCCGGCGGTCATCGCGTGCTCGTGGTAGTCCATCACGCGCACCGGCAGGTCCAGCGCATTGACGAAAGCATCGATGGGTCCGTTGCCGCTGCCGCGCACGCTGCAGGGCTGGCCGTCGCGCACCATCTGCACTTCGATCTCCACCGCCCCGCCGCTGTCCGACACCAGTTGGTGCGAAACATAGCGCAACGGCGCTTCCTGCTCCAGGTACTCGCGGCTGAACAGCGCATACAGGTCGTCCGCGCTCGCTTCCAGCCCGGTATCGTCGGTCATGGCCTGCACCGCGCGGCTGAACTCGATCTGCAGCCGGCGCGGCATGTAGATGCCATGCACCTGCTCGAGCAGGAAGGCCATGCCGCCCTTGCCCGACTGGCTGTTGACGCGGATTACCGCATCGTAGCTGCGGCCCAGGTCGGCGGGATCGATCGGCAGGTACGGCACTTCCCAGACCGCCCCGGGCTGCTGCTGCGCGAAGCCCTTGCGGATTGCATCCTGGTGCGAGCCGGAGAACGCGGTGAAGACCAGGTCGCCCACGTATGGATGTCGCGGATGCACCGGCAGCTGGTTGCAATGCTCGACGCACTGGCGCACTTCATCGATATCGGAAAAATCGAGGCCGGGCGCCACGCCCTGCGTGTAGAGATTCAGCGCCAGCGTCACCAGGTCGACGTTGCCGGTGCGCTCGCCATTGCCGAACAGGCAGCCTTCCACGCGATCGGCCCCCGCCATCACCGCCAGTTCGGCGGCAGCCACCGCGGTGCCACGATCGTTGTGCGGGTGGACCGACAGCACGATGTGTTCGCGCCGCGCCAGGCGCCGGTGCATCCATTCGACCTGGTCGGCAAACACATTGGGCGTGCTGCATTCCACCGTGGTCGGCAGGTTCAGGATCAAGGGGCGCCCAGGACCGGCTGCCCACGTCGCGGAGACCGCGTCGCTGACCTCCAGCGAGAAATCGAGCTCCGCCAGGCTGAAGGTCTCGGGCGAGTACTCGTAGGTCCATGCGGTCTCGGGCATGGCGTCGGTCAGGGACTTGATCAGGCGCGTGCCCGAGACCGCTACTTCCTTGATCTCCTCGCGTGTGGCATTGAAGACAATGCGCCGCCACGCCGGCGCGATGGGATTGTAGAGATGCACGGTGGCGCGCGCGGCGCCGCGCACGGACTCCACCGTCCGGTGGATCAAGTCTTCGCGCGATTGCGTCAGCACCACGATGCTGACGTCGTCGGGGATGCGTTTTTCTTCGATCAGCATGCGCACGAAGTCGAAGTCGGTCTGCGACGCGGCGGGGAAGGCCACCTCGATTTCCTTCAGGCCGATCTTCACCAGCTGCTCGAAGAAACGCAGCTTGCGCGCGGTGCTCATCGGCTCGATCAGCGACTGGTTGCCGTCGCGCAGGTCGGTGCTCATCCAGGCCGGCGCACGCGTGATGCGGCGGCTGGGCCAGGTACGGTCGGGGATGTCTACGGTGGCGGCGGGCTGGTACTTGGTGGCGGGATGGCTGAGCATGGGCATGAGCGGACTCCTTCCTCGCTAAGGAAGATAAGGAAGATACAAAAAAAGAAAAACGGAAAAGGGTGGCGAAAGGCTGCCGAACTGCCACGGGGCGCTAGGCCCGGCAACCGATCGATAGGCTTAGCAGTAGCGAGGAAGCGCGCAGGGCGCGGCCCGATGCCAGGGCAGCCAGCACGCGCGCGCGGACAGCGATGCGGGTCGCATCGGCAGCCTGGCGGAGGGTACTGGCGTAGAGGTTCATCGAGCCGGAATGATGAGGGCAGGAGCCGCTCTTCGGTGTTGCGCACGCGGCGGGCGCCGCATGACCTGGCAAGGTTAGACGACAAGGCCGGCGGCGGTCAAGCGCGCTGAATTGCGGTCAAGCGCCTGCCACGCGTCCGAACCCGGTCGGGGGAAGGGCTGCGCCAAACGGCGGTGACATGCCGGCCCGATGCATCCCTCGCGCTTGTCCGCCTCACCCGAAAGACGGTCGCCTGTGCTCTGAATGGATGAGTCAGACGCCGATTCCGTACGTTATGCCTCAGTCATCTGGCCGGTATTGCGCTGGCAGCGTTGCGCCTAGGCTGGTAGCGCGGGAAAAAACATACGGGGGAACATCATGAGACTGAGAACGTGGGCAACCTGGTTGGCAGGCACTGCCATGACATTCTTGCTGGCCGCGTGTGGCGGTGGTGGCGGTGGCTCGAGTACGCCCGCCACCCCGGCCGCGGCCACGCCGCTGACCTTCAGCGTCAAGATGAGCGCGACCGCGGGCGAGGTGGGCGTCGGCCGCTCGCTGACGATCAGCGCGATGACCGTCGACAGCAACGGCAACGACGCAAGCGGCAATACGGTGTTCACCTGGAGCAGCATCGACCGTGGCGTTGCCACGGTCGAGCCCGTCGCCGCGACGCCCGCCAGTGCCGTGGTACATGGCATCGCCACCGGCACCACCACCGTGCAGGTGGTCGCGACGGTCAAGAACGCCGACAACACGACGACCACGCTGCCGGCGCAGACGGCCACCATTACCGTGGTGCCGGCTTCCGCGGTCAGCTACAGCCTGTCGATCCCCAATACCAGCCTGTCGATGAGCGATGGCCAGGAGTTGCCGGTCAAGGTGTCGCTGATCGACAGCAATGGCAATGACGTCTCGGCCAGCGTCAACAGCTGGGCGTGGGCAAGCAGCGCTACCGCGGTCCAGGTCACGGCCAACCAGAACAGCGCCACGCTGAAGGCGAGCAACAGCTCGACCACCGCGGCGGCGACGGCTGACGTGTCGGTGTCGGTCACCGCGCCGGATGGCCGCGCGATCGGCGGCCTCATCGTGGTGACGGTCGCGAAGAACGGCTCGGCGACCTATCGCGTGGTGACCACTAGCAAGGGCCAGCCGGCGGATGCGCTGCAGGTGTTCAGCGAACGCCCGGCCAACTTCACCTCGCGCGTGCTGCGCAACGACGGCCAGGACGTGACGGCCGACTTCGACGGCACCTGGACCTACACTGCCACCTCGCCGACGCTGTCGACGACGGAAGCCGCGGGTACGCACGACGCCACGGTCAGCAGCAGCCTGGTCAAGGGCACTGGTCCGGTTCAGAGCACACTGACGGTGACCGCCGTCAGCACCAAGCTGGGCGTGCGTCCTTCGGCCGGCCTGTCCGTGACGGAGAATCCGACCTGGGCGCTGGTCAGCGACACCCAGCAACCGCTGACGCTGCTGCAAGCGCTGCCGATCGAGGTAACCGCGCGCATGATGCACCTGGGCGATGATGCACAGGCTGCCACCTGCCAGAACTGGGCATGGGTCAGCACAGGACCGGTATCGCTGAGCCCGGCTCTGCTGCCAATGCCGAACCAAATGCGCGCCACTGGTACGGCTCCCGGCGACTTCACCATCACCGCGACCTGCACGGTGATCGCCGACAACACGCAGCTGAAGCTGGTCTTCGTCGGTACCGTCAAGTAAGCAGCAACGTTCCCGCGCGCAAGTGAAGCGCCCTCCGATCCGGAGGGCGTTTTGCATTGGCGCGGCATCGGCGGCCCCGCGTCACCACTGGTTTGCTCCCCTCCCACGCTCGCGGGAGCGGGCCAGGGGGTGAGAGCCGGCGGCTCCAGGACGACGGCATTTCTCCCGAAGCGTACCCATTTCTGCGTGACGGCGAAAAGCATCTTCCGTCCGCAACATCGCCCGCCGAACAGGCCCCACAACCGCGCGCTTTACCAGCATCGGAGCCCACGCCGGCCATGCCTCGCACGCAAAGCGTACCCATTTCTGCGCCCCACTCAACAGGCCGGCACGGCCTGCGACACACGCTCGCTAGCCCGCTCAGGGAGCCCCCAGGGACACGCACGAATGCGTGCAAACCGCTGCCAGCGCATCCCGCGCGAGCAGCGGGCGTACCCATTTCTGCGTGACGGAGTAAACGAACCCCGAGAGGGGGAATGGAGGGAAAAGGAGAGGGAAAGGACGGGGGAAGGAGAGGAAAAAGACGCGCCGTTCAGCGCTTGCGCACGAAGCGCACGACCTGCTCGGCAGGCTTGTCCTGCGCGTCAGTGGCCCTGGCGGTGTTGGACCCGCAAGTGTTGCAGCCGCCGTCGTCGCAGCCACTGGCGCAGCCTGAGGCAGCCTGCGGCGCGAGCCAGCGTACCAGTCGGCCGCGCCAGCCGCTCGCGGCGCCGCCGCCCAGGCGCGACGCGAGCGCGCCCTTGACGCGCTCGCGCGTGCGCGGCGCATAGCGCGCCAGCACCGATACCGCGCACGCCAGCACGATCAGCGGGACCAGCAGCGTTTCGATGGCGTGGTAGAGCGTCATGGCGGCGATGGTGTCAGCTGAACAGCAGCGCGACGCGATAGGTCACAAACGCGGCCAGGTAGGCCAGCCCGGTCAGGTACACGACCGACGCGGCCATGACCTTCCACGAGTTGGTTTCGCGCCGGATCACGGCCAGCGTCGAGATGCACTGCGGCGCGAACACGAACCACGCCAGCAGCGCCAGCGCGGTGGCCAGCGACCACTGCGCGGCGATCATCGGAGCCAGCTGCGCGGCCATGGCGTCTTCACTGCCAGACAGCGCGTACACCGTCGCCAGCGCGCCCACGGCCACTTCGCGCGCGGCCAGGCCCGGCACCAGCGCGATGCAGATCTGCCAGTTGAAGCCCACCGGCGCGAACACCTTCTGCAGCGCGTGGCCGATCATGCCGGCGAAGCTGTAATCGATGGCCGGCGCAGTCGCGCCTTCCGGCGGCGCCGGGAAGGTCGACAGGAACCACAGCAGCACGGTCAGCGTCAGGATCACCTTGCCCACCCGCGACAGGAAGATGCGGGCACGCTCCCAGAGGCCGATGGCCACGTCGCGCACATGGGGGATGCGGTACGACGGCAGCTCCATCAGCAGCGGATGGTCGGTGCGGTCGCGGCGGAAGAACTTGAGCGCATAGGCCACCACCAGCGCGCTGACGATGCCGGCCACGTACAGCGCGAACAGCACCAGCCCCTGCAGGTTGAACAGGCCCAGCACGGTGCGCTCCGGGATGAAGGCGCCGATCAGCAGCGCATACACCGGCAGCCGTGCCGAGCAGGTCATCAGCGGCGCCACCAGGATGGTGGTGAGGCGGTCGCGCGGATCCTGGATCGTGCGCGTGGCCATGATGCCGGGGATCGCGCAGGCAAAGCTCGACAGCAGCGGGATGAACGAACGGCCAGACAGGCCCGCGCCCATCATCAGCCGGTCCAGCAGGAATGCCGCGCGCGGCAGGTAGCCCGATTCCTCCAGCGTGAGGATGAACAGGAACAGGATCAGGATCTGCGGCAGGAACACCACCACGCTGCCCAGGCCCGCGATCAGGCCGTCGACCAGCAGGCTCTTGAGCAGGCCGTCGGGCATATGCGCGCCGAGCAGTTCGCCGGCCCAGTGCACACCGCCCTCGATGCCGTCCATCAGCGGCTCGGCCCACGAGAACACTGCCTGGAACATCAGGAACAGCAGCACCGCCAGCAGCAGCAGGCCGAACACCGGGTGCAGCACGATGCGGTCGAGCCGGTCGTCCAGCGCCGCGGTGCGCGCCGGCATGCTGACCGCCGCGGCCAGCATGCGGTTGACTTCGGTATGCACGTCGACATCGTTGGCGGGCTCGGGCGTGGACGGCGGCGCGGCGGGCAGGGCGCCGTCGAGCACAGCCAGCAGCGCTGCCGCGCCGTCGCGCCTGACTGCCACGGTGCTGACCACCGGCACGCCCAGCGCGGCAGCCAGCTTGTCGCGGTCGATCTGGATGCCGCGGCGCGCGGCGGCGTCGCTCATGTTGAGTACGACTACCATCGGCAGGCCCAGCCGGCGCAGTTCCAGTACGAAGCGCAGGTGCAGGCGCAGGTTGGTCGCATCCACCACCGACACCAGCAGGTCGGGCCGCTGCTCGCCGGCGCGCACGCCCATGCAGACGTCGCGCGTGATGGCTTCATCCAGGCTGGCCGCATGCAGGCTGTAGGCACCCGGCAGGTCCAGGATGCGCACCTGGCGTCCGGCCGGCGAGACGAAATGGCCTTCCTTGCGCTCGACGGTCACGCCGGCGTAGTTGGCCACCTTCTGCCGGCTGCCGGTCAGTCGGTTGAACAGTGCGGTCTTGCCGCAATTGGGATTGCCCACCAGCGCGATGCGCAGGGCAGGAGTCGGGGAAGCTGCTGCAGACATATTCCGGAAGGGCTCAGGCGGTCCGCTTGGTCCGCTCGTTCGGTGTGGACGCTGTGGCGCCGGCCTGTTCGCCCGCCTCGGCGGGCGCGATGCTGGTCACCGAGGCGCTGGCAAGCTCGACGCCGATGCGCGCCGCTTCCACGCGGCGCAGCGCAAAGCGCGTAAAGCCGATCTGCGCGACCAGCGGATCCATGCCGAAGGGGCCATAGGCGATGACCTGGACGATCTCGCCGGGCACAAAGCCAAGCTCTCGCAGGCGGCGCGCAACCGGATCGCCGGGCGTGGCGTCGTCCACCGATTGCACTACGGCGGGCGTGCGCCGTGGAAGTTCAGACAACCGCATCATGCTTCCAGTCCGTTGGCGCGGTCGTCCGACGCGGCCGTGATGCGGCCGGCATGACCTCGCCGGGTACGTAAATGAAAATCGTTTTCATTGTATCGCAAATAGGGCATGACGATGCCCACAAGTGGCGGGCACGCCAGCCGCCATGCCGCTGCGCGGCAGGAGGCGAATGATAACCGGTGACGGCGCGCGCGGAGGGGCCAAGCTTAAGGCCGCGCGGTGGCCATGTCCGCGCGGTGGCACACATGCGCGCCATCGTTGCAAAGTTCGGCTGTCCGAAACCTAATGCAACAGGTTTCATGCAGCGCGATGCAATTACTGCATTTGCGTTATTGGATGCCGCAAGCCTGCGGAGTTAAGCTGCAAGCACGCTGAACACCCCGTTCCACGCGTACTTCACAAGCCATCGGCCATCGTGCCGGTGGCTTTTTCTTTGATGCGTTGCCTCTTTGGACGTTGCCTCCGTGGACGCTACCTGCGCGGCCACCATCGCCACAAAGTTGTCGCGGGCGGGATGGTCGGGCGCCGTCTTCCACACGCAATAGACTTCGGAGCGTACCGCCGTGCCCGCCAGCGGCCGGAACGCCGCGCCTGCCATGCCCGAGCGCGCCAGCGCCGCCGGCACCACGGCCACCCCCATTCCCTGCGAGACCAGGGACACCACCGAGAGCCAGTGGCGCAC
This genomic window from Cupriavidus sp. P-10 contains:
- the leuA gene encoding 2-isopropylmalate synthase translates to MLSHPATKYQPAATVDIPDRTWPSRRITRAPAWMSTDLRDGNQSLIEPMSTARKLRFFEQLVKIGLKEIEVAFPAASQTDFDFVRMLIEEKRIPDDVSIVVLTQSREDLIHRTVESVRGAARATVHLYNPIAPAWRRIVFNATREEIKEVAVSGTRLIKSLTDAMPETAWTYEYSPETFSLAELDFSLEVSDAVSATWAAGPGRPLILNLPTTVECSTPNVFADQVEWMHRRLARREHIVLSVHPHNDRGTAVAAAELAVMAGADRVEGCLFGNGERTGNVDLVTLALNLYTQGVAPGLDFSDIDEVRQCVEHCNQLPVHPRHPYVGDLVFTAFSGSHQDAIRKGFAQQQPGAVWEVPYLPIDPADLGRSYDAVIRVNSQSGKGGMAFLLEQVHGIYMPRRLQIEFSRAVQAMTDDTGLEASADDLYALFSREYLEQEAPLRYVSHQLVSDSGGAVEIEVQMVRDGQPCSVRGSGNGPIDAFVNALDLPVRVMDYHEHAMTAGADARAACYVEIRVGDSPTGFGAGIDANLVTASLRAVVSGVNRHLQAGFGVARRQPADEAAAA
- a CDS encoding DUF6587 family protein, with the translated sequence MTLYHAIETLLVPLIVLACAVSVLARYAPRTRERVKGALASRLGGGAASGWRGRLVRWLAPQAASGCASGCDDGGCNTCGSNTARATDAQDKPAEQVVRFVRKR
- the feoB gene encoding ferrous iron transport protein B: MSAAASPTPALRIALVGNPNCGKTALFNRLTGSRQKVANYAGVTVERKEGHFVSPAGRQVRILDLPGAYSLHAASLDEAITRDVCMGVRAGEQRPDLLVSVVDATNLRLHLRFVLELRRLGLPMVVVLNMSDAAARRGIQIDRDKLAAALGVPVVSTVAVRRDGAAALLAVLDGALPAAPPSTPEPANDVDVHTEVNRMLAAAVSMPARTAALDDRLDRIVLHPVFGLLLLAVLLFLMFQAVFSWAEPLMDGIEGGVHWAGELLGAHMPDGLLKSLLVDGLIAGLGSVVVFLPQILILFLFILTLEESGYLPRAAFLLDRLMMGAGLSGRSFIPLLSSFACAIPGIMATRTIQDPRDRLTTILVAPLMTCSARLPVYALLIGAFIPERTVLGLFNLQGLVLFALYVAGIVSALVVAYALKFFRRDRTDHPLLMELPSYRIPHVRDVAIGLWERARIFLSRVGKVILTLTVLLWFLSTFPAPPEGATAPAIDYSFAGMIGHALQKVFAPVGFNWQICIALVPGLAAREVAVGALATVYALSGSEDAMAAQLAPMIAAQWSLATALALLAWFVFAPQCISTLAVIRRETNSWKVMAASVVYLTGLAYLAAFVTYRVALLFS
- a CDS encoding FeoA family protein; translation: MRLSELPRRTPAVVQSVDDATPGDPVARRLRELGFVPGEIVQVIAYGPFGMDPLVAQIGFTRFALRRVEAARIGVELASASVTSIAPAEAGEQAGATASTPNERTKRTA